GCGATGCTGCCTACCTGTACTGTGAATAATCAAATGAGAGTAGAGGTGCAACTACTTTTACTGTTAATTACTGTATTATTTACCTATGACATATTACCTATAAATATCAAAGGTAAGGACAAGTGGCACTTACCAGAGCCCTAAAGTGTCAAAACTCCCAACTTGaccaacagcaaaaaacaaaaacactttgccATTGTGAAGCTGTCACGTGTATTTTTAAGAATAATCTTGTGTCAATAAATTAGTTTGTTAATTGAgtgaattattataattttaaagcacttttccaggtctttttcttttcttttttaaaatgattttcttgtacttcttactaatttcttgctaatttttgggtcgttttatttctgtttcccatcaccttcttcacatgtttttgaaaggaatcaagccaatttactcaggtttcaaagggttaaacagctctCAACAACAAACTATAAAGGTGAAACCCATGAAGttctttttgtaaaacaacGTTTCCAGCACAAAGGCACTGAGCCACACAAGTCATTTTGTTTCCCTCAGCACAACAAACTGCTGCCTCATATATGACTTCATCCGATGAAGTTCAAACACACCTCAGCATCTCATTGGCTACGGCCCGTCACAGCTGTGCTTCTTCAGCTGCCTGGAGTCAGAGAAACCGCGGCCACACTGCGGGCACGAGTACAGCTTCTCCCCTGTGTGGACCTGCATGTGGGACTTGAGCTGGTTGGACTGGTGGAACTTCCTGGGAcagtacacacactcaaacgGCTTCTCACCCGTGTGGATCCGCAGGTGTCTGTAAAAGTTTCCGTCAGTTCTGAACGCTTTGTCGCACTGGTCGCATTTGTACGGTTTTTCGCCCGTGTGAATCCGCTCGTGCTGCTTCAGACTGCCGGCGTGGAAAAATCTCTTTCCGCACACGTCGCAAACAAAGGGTTTCTCCCCTGAGTGGCTCCTCTGGTGGTAGCTGAAAGAGTACTTGTTGTGGAAAGACTTGCCACATATGGTGCAGCTGAACTCTTTGGGCTCACTGTGGCCTTTTTCGTGAAGTTTGAGGGAACACGCCGCACTGAAACCTCTCAGACAGATTTTGCAGCTGAACGGTTTCACCACCGACTTGTTTCGCCTCCTAGTCTGGGCGAATGTTTGCGTGCCGTCCGTTGCCTCGTTCCTGTCGGCATGCACGTACCTCTGATGAATCAGCAGCCTGCAGTTGAAGAGGAAGGTCTTCCCGCACAGATCGCACATGAACGGCTTCCTGGCGCCGTGGATGAGCATGTGGGACTTGAGCTTGGTGTTGTCGGAGAAGCTCTTGCCGCACTCCTGGCAGGTGAACGGCTTCTCTCCGGTGTGAATGCGAATGTGCCTCTTGAGGTTGTTGTTGAGGCTGAATCTCGCCCCACATATGTGACAGGTGAACGGTTTCTCCCCGGTGTGGACTATGCTGTGTCTCTTCAGGGCAGTGCCGGTCCTGTATGAGCGGTTGCACACGGCGCATATGAACGGAGTGACGCCGGTGTGTTTCCTCTTGTGCACGGTCAGGGAGTGGGCGTATTTGAAAGTTTCGTCGCACATtgtgcatttgtattttttggcattagAGTGAACCATCTGATGGAAGCGCAGGGTGTCTTTACTCTTGAACTCCTTCCCGCACGTTGCACAGCTGAACGGCCTTTCCTCCGAGTGCACGGCCATGTGACATTTCAGCTGGACCGCCGTCTTGCAGGTCTTGTCACACAGCTGGCACTTTAtcattttcttccacttctCGTGGCGCAGGAGGTGGTTTTCCAGAGACTGCTTGATTCTGAATGTTCGCCCGCACTGATCGCAGGCG
This Plectropomus leopardus isolate mb unplaced genomic scaffold, YSFRI_Pleo_2.0 unplaced_scaffold28468, whole genome shotgun sequence DNA region includes the following protein-coding sequences:
- the LOC121938101 gene encoding oocyte zinc finger protein XlCOF6-like, which codes for MEQLEKELKSISEGGSRTQGGPAHVLLQDGSLTESSSSPSAPLEPASNPPLVSAESADAARSSTAGSVTDPKPATAPVVFVGSAPALLLLGASQVVTQPPTPLTAVSEMMEGTQPILKPAATPGSTPQDAPSPDSSSVSGDDSPPEKKSVEETPSGRSRRTRRATSKAEGSTDNDAKEKKIRSGGVQGRRVKGKETVKRFSCEHCGVSFHWKSELKKHTRVHKKPFPCDQCGRSFLEKKSLENHLLRHEASKAPLPFPCPHCKRSYRREETLQNHLKLHQRIKPPKPFACDQCGRTFRIKQSLENHLLRHEKWKKMIKCQLCDKTCKTAVQLKCHMAVHSEERPFSCATCGKEFKSKDTLRFHQMVHSNAKKYKCTMCDETFKYAHSLTVHKRKHTGVTPFICAVCNRSYRTGTALKRHSIVHTGEKPFTCHICGARFSLNNNLKRHIRIHTGEKPFTCQECGKSFSDNTKLKSHMLIHGARKPFMCDLCGKTFLFNCRLLIHQRYVHADRNEATDGTQTFAQTRRRNKSVVKPFSCKICLRGFSAACSLKLHEKGHSEPKEFSCTICGKSFHNKYSFSYHQRSHSGEKPFVCDVCGKRFFHAGSLKQHERIHTGEKPYKCDQCDKAFRTDGNFYRHLRIHTGEKPFECVYCPRKFHQSNQLKSHMQVHTGEKLYSCPQCGRGFSDSRQLKKHSCDGP